A segment of the Trifolium pratense cultivar HEN17-A07 linkage group LG7, ARS_RC_1.1, whole genome shotgun sequence genome:
CATGTGGTTCCATTGGCATGCTTTGAATCAATTTCATAGCTTCTTCTAATCTACCAACTCGACCAAGCATATCAATCATACAAGCATAGTGGTCCACATCAGGAAATTTGATTGATTCAAAAACTTTTTGACCTTCATCCAATAATCCGGCATGACTGCATGCAGTTAGTACGGAAATATATGTTATGCGGTCCGGTTCAATACCGTCTTTTTTCATATTTTCGAGTAGCTTGATGCTTTCCATTCCATGCCCATGCTCTGCAAACCCGGAAATCAGTGTGTTATAGGAAACTAAATCTCTTGTTTCCATTTCTTGAAATATTAATGCAGCATCTTGCATGCTCCCACATCTTGAGTACATGTAAATCAAAGCGTTGTATCCTGAAATGCTAATGCGGATGTTATTTTCTTTGAGGATGCTCAGAGCCCAATTACCAAAACCTAGTTCTCCAAGGTGTCCACAAGCAGAAAAAACACTCACCATAGTCACCTCATCTGGCTTTGAATCTTCACTAGAGATCATTTCTTGGAACAGCTTGATCGCCATGAATGACTCACCATTTTGAGTATAACCAGCAATCATCGAATTCCATGTGACGGTATCTCGCTGTGGCATCTTATCAAAGAGTTGTCTTGCATAAGATAAATCCCCTACTCTTGCATAGGCACTAATCATGGCATTCCACGGAACAGAACTCCTATACTTATACACACCCAATTGCTCGAAAATCTTGTGTGCTGCCTCAAGGTTCCCACATTTCGCATGCATATCAAGCAGAGCTGTCTTGACAAAATAATTCGAGCGGAAACCCACTCTTTCATCTAGCTTTTCAAAAATCAACTCTGCAAGACAAGGGTCACCAATAGATGAACAAGACGATAAGACAGTTACCCACGTTGTTTGGTCCGGTTCGACATTTCCAAAGCTAAGCATGTCATGAAACAATCTCAGACCCTCATGTGGTTCTCCCCCTTGAGCATACCCAGATAACATTGCATTCCAAGATACCACACTTCTTTCCGGCATTTTATCAAAATACTTCCTTGCAATCTTCAAATCCCCCTTCTTTGCATACCCAGTAATCATCGCAGTCCAAGTAATAACATTCCTACTTATTCCCCGCTCACCCATCATACGAAAAACATTACTCGCTTCCACTTCATTCCCACACTTCCAATATCCAGAAATCATCACATTCCAATCCGCAACAGTTCTATCAGACATTTCATCAAACAGTTTCCTCGCAAACTCAATAAATCCACATTTAACACAAACACCCAAAATCCCATTCCTAACATAATAATCACAATCATATCCGGATTTCAACACATGGGCAAGAAACAAAATGCTTTCTTTTCCAAcagatttaataaaaaatgaataaaatgatGCATCAGGCTTAATATCATTGTATTGTAGCATATGCTTAAAAAGAGAAACTTGtaattgtgtttgattttgaataCCAATTTGGGAATAGTATTTGAGCATGCAGGTGAAGACATTTATATCAGGGTGTGTTGTGAGATGGAAAATGTGGGAGGTGTAGGTTGAAGGTGCATGGAGGCGCGTGCATTGGGTGAGGAGAAGTGTTACCCATTGGTTTTGGTAGTGGAGAGAGTGGTGGATGAGTTGTGCATGGagttgttgaagatgatgaagattaGTTATTTTGGTTACTATGTTTTTGTTGATCAATGGTGACATGCCACTGCTTGCAGAAACGCTGATGCACAAGGCCTGTTTTTTGTTCCTTTTGTCTTTTGctttttaaaactttttgacaatatttttttaagagtaCTGCTATTTGTCGCGAGAGCAACTTTAGCGAATACCACGAACAAGTGAAATCAACGCATTATTAACACGTACTATTCCTAGCTAGCTTATTAACACATTAATATAAAGAGTACTATTCACTGTTCTGCATTTATTACTACTATTAGGTAAcgatattttataagttaaaatagtttataatttatttttaaaaacattaatATAAACAAGTTTAATAGATATACATCGTcggtaaaatagttttaaattttatttggtaaaattaaactataaattattttataaataaaaagctAGTTAATACTTGAAAAACTAATcaaatgaaattaaagtgtttgacaatTTAATTGTTGTACGTATAAAATGACATCAAAATACGTGATTAGTGAGtagttattaatattatatttttaaaaaataaagaaataataagattaaaatagtaaggttaaaattgaaataaaaggtaaaaaattataagctataagGTAAAAAGCTACTTAAAATATCATCTAAAAAACTTgtaaattcaaagaaaaaactttttgccgaacacattttattttatcaaataagtttataaattaatctaataaattataaattagtttatttatgtTACCAAACAAACACTTATAGACATctttagacaaaataaaaatgttaatagaAATCTCAAAGTGGTCAcatttcatgtttttctttgtgaacgtgtttttattatttatgatttttcttttgttcatttgaatatatataaatatgaatgtaaccaaagaatatatataaatatgaagagTACTATTACTACTAGTCTACTAGTGAAACAAAGAGGAGGCGCGCACCTTTTAATTGCTTCGTGATATTCTTGGAATATTATGTCGTAACATTTAACATTATcctttttttaatgttttgatatttttttgacaaataattaAACTGCTATTAGTTTTAAGCCGCTATGGTTGATCTAatggtgagggatttgggtaTTACGTTATAGGTTTTGGGTTCGATCctcaactcattgtaaacaaaaaactGCTAttagttttgtaaaaaaaaaaaatactttaagtTAAACTTTTTTCCTATAGGTTTCTTTTAATGAATATAATTTCATTTGACGATACTAAATATTACGTAGTAAGTCTCTTAActaatattcaaaaaaaataaaatcaaaatttcgtaaaaaaaaattaaaaaaatattaatttaccaTGTTGTAAGACTGACTCATTACTTTTAAGCTATACGACCTCTTCCGTTTCAACAAGACAATCTG
Coding sequences within it:
- the LOC123897175 gene encoding pentatricopeptide repeat-containing protein At1g14470 → MSPLINKNIVTKITNLHHLQQLHAQLIHHSLHYQNQWVTLLLTQCTRLHAPSTYTSHIFHLTTHPDINVFTCMLKYYSQIGIQNQTQLQVSLFKHMLQYNDIKPDASFYSFFIKSVGKESILFLAHVLKSGYDCDYYVRNGILGVCVKCGFIEFARKLFDEMSDRTVADWNVMISGYWKCGNEVEASNVFRMMGERGISRNVITWTAMITGYAKKGDLKIARKYFDKMPERSVVSWNAMLSGYAQGGEPHEGLRLFHDMLSFGNVEPDQTTWVTVLSSCSSIGDPCLAELIFEKLDERVGFRSNYFVKTALLDMHAKCGNLEAAHKIFEQLGVYKYRSSVPWNAMISAYARVGDLSYARQLFDKMPQRDTVTWNSMIAGYTQNGESFMAIKLFQEMISSEDSKPDEVTMVSVFSACGHLGELGFGNWALSILKENNIRISISGYNALIYMYSRCGSMQDAALIFQEMETRDLVSYNTLISGFAEHGHGMESIKLLENMKKDGIEPDRITYISVLTACSHAGLLDEGQKVFESIKFPDVDHYACMIDMLGRVGRLEEAMKLIQSMPMEPHAGIYGSLLNATSIHKRVELGELVAAKLFKVEPRNSGNYMLLANMYALAGRWKDVDKVRDTMTKHGVKKTTGWSWLEHNS